The Phycisphaeraceae bacterium genome segment CGGTCCGCAATCCCTCCGCGGCGGAGATCGCGGATCGCGAGAGCCTGTACGGTGAGTGCCTGACGCAACTTGGGCGGTACGACGAGGCCGAGGGTTTGCTCCTCGCAAGCCTGAGCTCCCTTCGGTCGGTAAAGGGGGATGAGAGCCAGCGAACACGCGACGCCGCGGCCCGGTTGATGGGCCTCTACGTGGCGATGGGAGAGCCCGCCCGCGCGGAGAAGTGGGCCACACTGGCGGGGAAGAAGTAGTCGCGTGTTCGTCGGCGGGGTGAGGTGATGGGGTAGGGGGAGGAAGGGGAGGGGGAGGGGGGGGCAGGAGGTCAGCCGATTCAGCCCGGTCGCATCGTCCAACTCAGTGTCTCCCGCGGCGGGGTGCCCAAACTGGCGGTCGAACGCGCGCAGGTCACGCCCGAGGGACTCGTCGGGGACGGCCACCACGACACGAAGCACCACGGCGGGGTCGATCGGGCGGTCTGCCTGTTCGCGATGGAAGTCATCGACCGGCTCCGCGCCGAGGGGCACCCGATCGGGCCCGGCACGATCGGCGAGAATGTCACCGTGGCGGGTCTCGAATGGAAAGCCGTAGCCCCGGGCAGGGTGATCGAGTTCGCGGGCGGCGTTGTGTTGGAAGTAACGGCCTACACCACGCCGTGCTCAACAATCCGTGAATCGTTCCGTGGCCTGGAGTTCAACCGGGTCAAGCAGGAACAGCACGCGGGCGACAGCCGCGTGTACGCGAGGGTCGTGAGGGAGGGTGAGTTGCGGGTGGGGGAGACGGTGTGGGTACGAGTCTCGGGCCTCGAATCATGCTCGGCCGCGCAAATCTCCGCCGATCTCCGGGAAGAACACCCGTCGACTGCCGGGCCCGCCGACGCGGACACACGAGCAAGCGGCCCGGACGATCCAGTCAGACGTAGCTAGTCAGGGTCTCTCCTGTACTCTAGAACATCACCTGGCTGGCACTCCAAAGCCCTGCAGACCGCATCCAGTGTTGAGAATCGGATGGCCCTTGCTTTCCCGTTCTTCAATACGGAGATATTGGCCATCGTAATGCCGACTTTCTCGGCAAGCTCGGTGACGCTCATCTTCCGCTTGGCCAGCATGACGTCGATATTTACGATGATTGACATGTTTAATATAGTGGACACGAGACGTATTGGATCCGTGAAACATCTGTCGGCGGTCTCACACCGTGAGATCGTTCTCAGACTTCATGTCAACGGCATTCTGTAGAATCCGTTGAAACGTCGCCGCCGCGGTGGCGACGACAATGCAGGCAAAGGTCAGGATGATGCGAAGCATGACTTCAACGGGCCGGTCATCTGGGTCGTCAAGTCGCATGAACAGCACGCTTACTGCTATAAAACCGATAATGGATATCGCGCAAAACTTGATAGTCCGAAGAGATCTCACGGATGCTTGAGAGAATGCCTGGTTTCGTCCTGCATACCCTAACAGTTTGAAACCACTATAGAGAGCAACGTAATATGGAACAGATGCAAGATACACATACGCCAGGAATGGATCCTTAAAGTAGATCTCAAAGACCGTGGCTCGCACGTTCCGGCCCTCTAGGTGAGGCTCCCAGAGCATGAAAGCGAGAGAGCCAATGCCGATGAGCACAATGACTCCCTGTAGAAACGCCGTGGAGCTCCGCTTGGTCAGCTGCGATTTGAGGCTTGCCATACGCCCAGCATAGCCCCGGAATATCGG includes the following:
- a CDS encoding MOSC domain-containing protein, giving the protein MPKLAVERAQVTPEGLVGDGHHDTKHHGGVDRAVCLFAMEVIDRLRAEGHPIGPGTIGENVTVAGLEWKAVAPGRVIEFAGGVVLEVTAYTTPCSTIRESFRGLEFNRVKQEQHAGDSRVYARVVREGELRVGETVWVRVSGLESCSAAQISADLREEHPSTAGPADADTRASGPDDPVRRS
- a CDS encoding DUF2975 domain-containing protein, producing MASLKSQLTKRSSTAFLQGVIVLIGIGSLAFMLWEPHLEGRNVRATVFEIYFKDPFLAYVYLASVPYYVALYSGFKLLGYAGRNQAFSQASVRSLRTIKFCAISIIGFIAVSVLFMRLDDPDDRPVEVMLRIILTFACIVVATAAATFQRILQNAVDMKSENDLTV
- a CDS encoding helix-turn-helix transcriptional regulator — its product is MSIIVNIDVMLAKRKMSVTELAEKVGITMANISVLKNGKARAIRFSTLDAVCRALECQPGDVLEYRRDPD